Sequence from the Chelonoidis abingdonii isolate Lonesome George chromosome 1, CheloAbing_2.0, whole genome shotgun sequence genome:
catacacactataaggagagtcatcagttaaagtgagctattagcagcaggagagaaaaagaactgcttgcagtggtaatgaaaatggcccatttgaGAAACTGTGAGGGGCAGGAAACAAGCATGGGGCAAGTTTTACTTTGTGttatgacccatccactcccagtctttattcaagcctaatttaatggagCCCAAATTGCTAATTAAATCCAATTCAGCAGCCTCCCCTTGGAGTCCTGGAAAGAGGAGCCCTTTGCGCCGGCCTCACGACCAGGGGGTTGATTTGGTCACGTCACCGGCCGCACGGGCTCATTCTGTGACAACTGAATGTTTCTCTTGACCGAGGCCAGCCTGCGCGCGCCACTTTCCCCCCGCAGACACCCTGGCTTCGGGGGGCCGGCTAGGGACCACGGGGCACGgaacgaggggaggggaggggagcaggggagccGCTCTCCCAGCACTaactcagagcccaggctcctcaCAGGGCAAAAGGGGCGGGGCCTAGGGAGCCCGTTCCTGCGACAATCCGGGCGGACTCCGCCTCTACTCCCAGCGTCCCTCGCTCTGTCCTTCCTAGGCAAGATGGCGGCGCCCATGGTGATGCGAATCGGGTGCCGCCGGGCCGCGGGTCTTTGCGGGGGCCTCTCGCGGCGGATCCATCACCAGCCGCAGCGGGCGCCGGCCGCCAAGGGGCTGCTGGCGGCGCAGTGCGAGCGGGGCCTGTTCCAGGAGGTGTTCCCGGCGCAGCGCGCGGAGGAAGGGCTGCCCGCGCTGCTGGAGCCGGGCCAGCCCCCGCAGACCGTTTACTGCGGCTTCGACGCCACAGCCGACTCGCTGCACGTCGGCCACCTGCTAACCGTGATGGGCCTGCTGCACTTTCAGCGCGCGGGGCACAACGTCATCGCCCTGGTAGGCGGGGCCACCGCCCGCCTGGGCGACCCGAGCGGCCGCACCAAGGAGCGGGAGCCGCTGTCGGAGGAGCTCGCGCGGGAGCACGCGCTGGGCCTGCGCGAGGGGCTGCGGAGGCTCTTCGACAACCACCACCAGCTGTTCTGGTCCGCGGCGGGCGGCGCGCGGTTGGGCGAGGTGATGCTGCAGGACAACGCCTGGTGGCTGAGGCGTGAGCCGGTGGTGGGCTTCCTGTGTGGGGTCGGGGGGCGCCTGCGCATGGGCACCCTGCTCAGCAGGCAGAGCTGCCAGGCTCGGCTCCGCAGCACCGAGGGCATGAGCCTGGCCGAGTTCCTCTACCCGGCCCTGCAGGCCTACGACTTCCTGCACCTGCACCGACACCATGGCTGTCGCAT
This genomic interval carries:
- the YARS2 gene encoding tyrosine--tRNA ligase, mitochondrial; amino-acid sequence: MAAPMVMRIGCRRAAGLCGGLSRRIHHQPQRAPAAKGLLAAQCERGLFQEVFPAQRAEEGLPALLEPGQPPQTVYCGFDATADSLHVGHLLTVMGLLHFQRAGHNVIALVGGATARLGDPSGRTKEREPLSEELAREHALGLREGLRRLFDNHHQLFWSAAGGARLGEVMLQDNAWWLRREPVVGFLCGVGGRLRMGTLLSRQSCQARLRSTEGMSLAEFLYPALQAYDFLHLHRHHGCRIQLGGADQMGNIMSGYELVTKVTGEDVFGITVPLITSTTGDKLGKSAGNAVWLNRDKTSPFELYQFFVRQPDSTVERYLKLFTFLPLPEIEHVMEMHAKEPEKWGPQKRLAAEVTKLVHGKEGLESAKRCTKALYYSNVEALEAMSDQELQELFREAPFAELLLEPGMSVLDLCHKANAIPDGPSGYRKITDGGVSINYIQVTNPETVLVIGQHILKNGVSLLKIGKKNFYIIKWLQL